The stretch of DNA GAGCCAAAGACGCATAGGCAGCGCCTCCAATCTCTGCATAATAGTCTATATCCACAATCTTGCGCGACAATGAATCGCCGAAAAAGCCACTGATATATAGAGTTTTATCGCCGAGTTTCCGCAACATCTCGGTGCGCACGAAAGGTTCAGAGTTTTGCGCGATTAAATAGGCTTCTGCCAAGGTCTGCGGAGAGCGCTGACCGCTTTCATTTTCATAAGGCTCGTCATAAAGATTTCTAGCATCAAGATAGTGCTGAAGAAGACGCACAAGATAGCTTTCCACATGAGGATAAGTGTTCACTTTCCTCTGACTGAGTCCTTGCTGAACCAGCTCTTGGAAGTATCCCTCGGGACTAATAAAAAGCTCTACAGTCGACGACTTATCCCTCATACCTATTATTTTAACAAAGTTCCCAGGAAATTCGGTTAGTGTTTTTTGTAAAAACCTTTTCTTCCTGGGCCTTTGTCGATCCTTGTCTCAGTATGAAACGCTAAGCCGCGACGTCGTCGGGTCCGACCAGGCTGATAATCGCCGGCTGGGCAAAAATCTTTTTGGCTAAGCGCTGAACATCTTCTGCGGTGACAGAAAAATATTTATCCGCCACATCAAGACTTTCGCGGTAGTCTAAGCCGTAAATGTCATCAAAAAGGATGGCGTTGCCGACCGTGCTTTTTCTTTGCAATTCAATATCATGACGACCGATTAAATATCTTTGCGCCCGAACCAGCTCTTCTTCGGAAATTTTTGTTTCCGCAAGCTTTGCAAATTCTGCTTTTAACATTTGAATAGCTTTACCCGATTTTTCAGGCGAACATCCGATATATCCACCAAAATATCCACACTCAATTCCTTCCATATGCATTGGGGAAACTGAGTATGCGAGAGAGTTTTTATCACGCAGTTCTAAGAATAAACGCCCCCCCTGACCACTCAAAATTGACTGAATGACTTCTAAGACGAAACGATCGTCGTCTTTTAACGTGAGTCCGCGATATCCTACAATGATGTGACTTTGTTCTTTTTTGAGGGGTTGAAAGATTTTTTTACTTTCCTTCACCGGTTGCGGCTGGAATGAGTTTTCAATCTTTTTGCCTTGCGGAAGCCGTGACGTTACCTTTTCTAAGTAATCCACCCATTTTTCCACATTCACATCACCCACTACCGAGAATGTCAGATTGCGCGCTTGAATTACTTTTTGATGATACGCATGCAGGTCGGCACAGGTAAGTGCGGCGATAGACTCTTCACTGCCCACCATATCCCGAGAATATGGGTGGCCTTTAAAGATTTCTTTCATAAAGTTTAAAACACAGATCTGCGCCGGGTTGTCGTTCCGCGCTTTGATTTGGTTTTTGATGATTGTCTTTTCGCGATCTAAAATGCTTTGCGGGAACAACGGATTTACCAAGCTGTCGGCAAAGATATCCATCATCGTATTTTCAAATGGCGATAAATAGTCCATCGAGAGCCCGACAGAGTTTCTGCCGCCAAATGCGCCGATACCCGCCGCCATCTCATCGACTTTTAAATTGATTTCATCTTCAGAAAAATTCTTAGATCCCGACAACCAGTTGCGCGAAAATAATTCCGTCAAACCATTCTGATTGTCATTTTCTACTCTCACCCCACCTAGGGCAGCGGCCTTAACCGCTACATACGGAGATTCTTTTTGCTGACGAATTAAAAGTGTCGCCCCTGAACTCAACTGGATTTTTTGGGTTTCCGGGTGGTTCGCGCCGGCTTCGGTATTGATATTAAATTTTTTCGCCTTAAAGGCTTGGCGTTCCTTAGACATGATAATTTTAGAAAGCGCTTTCTTTAAGTCCTTTGCAAAAGACTTAAGAATTTTATCCGCTTCCTTTTTGTCCATATTCGTCGTCAACGACAGGCCGAAGGTATTAGGACGGAAATACTTTTTGGCAACCTTTTGAATGTCTTGCGGCTTTAGGGAGTAAACCTGCTTCATGTACTTCGCATAATAGTTATGATCGCCGTAATAAAATTCATTGTTTCCTGCTTTGCGTGCAATATTATCCACGGTTTCCAGCGAATATACTTCATGACTTGCAAAGTTCGTGATCGCTTTTTGCATTTCTGCGGCCGTGGGTGGATGTTCAATGAGCTTAACAATTTCGGGTGTAATTTTACCTAACGCCTGTCCCAGGTTTTCTTTTTCCAGATTAAAAGACACGGCAAACAGTCCATCGTCCGGCATCGAGTAACTGAAAGCACCGACTGAATTTGTTAAAGGCTCTTTGATACGAAGGCTTTGCATTAAACGTGAAGAATCGCCCTGACCTAATATAGCCGCCAATACTTCAAGGGCCGCGATATCTTGATGTTTTACACCCGGAATTCTCCATGTCAGATAACCCGTCGTTTGTTCAAACTTAGTTTGTTCAATTTTAATGCGTATATTTTTTTGTACGGGCTCTTTTCCGCGAGCTACTTTTCTTAGTTTGTGCGGGGCAAAGCCGCCGAACATTTGTTCGACCTTTTTTTTCATCTCTTTTGATTCAAAGTCACCGGCGACAACCAAAAACATGTTGGAGGGAACGTAACGACTTTGATAGTAGTCTTTGATCTTTTTAGTAGAAACCGACTTAACAACTTTGTCGTAACCAATAACCGGACGACCATAAGGATGTTTTTTAAACACGTTAGTAAACAGAAGCTGGCTCGCGCGACGACCCGGGCTGTCTTGGCCGCGCTTAATTTCTTCGATCACGACCTCTCGTTCATTATCAATTTCAGTTTTATCGAATGTTGGGTAACCCATCATTTCGCTGATCACGTCTAAAGCTACATCTGTAAATTGCTTAGAGATCGTGACGTAAAAGACCGTTTGGTCAAAGGAGGTGTAGGCATTCAGCTCCCCGCCCGACCCCTCCACCGTAGAAGCGATTTCGCCCACTTTATACTTTTTGGTCCCTTTAAAGACCAGGTGTTCAATAAAGT from Bdellovibrio bacteriovorus encodes:
- a CDS encoding M16 family metallopeptidase, yielding MSKKFQLKNGMKVLLLESHKSPVVSVQMWVKTGSADEKKGEEGISHFIEHLVFKGTKKYKVGEIASTVEGSGGELNAYTSFDQTVFYVTISKQFTDVALDVISEMMGYPTFDKTEIDNEREVVIEEIKRGQDSPGRRASQLLFTNVFKKHPYGRPVIGYDKVVKSVSTKKIKDYYQSRYVPSNMFLVVAGDFESKEMKKKVEQMFGGFAPHKLRKVARGKEPVQKNIRIKIEQTKFEQTTGYLTWRIPGVKHQDIAALEVLAAILGQGDSSRLMQSLRIKEPLTNSVGAFSYSMPDDGLFAVSFNLEKENLGQALGKITPEIVKLIEHPPTAAEMQKAITNFASHEVYSLETVDNIARKAGNNEFYYGDHNYYAKYMKQVYSLKPQDIQKVAKKYFRPNTFGLSLTTNMDKKEADKILKSFAKDLKKALSKIIMSKERQAFKAKKFNINTEAGANHPETQKIQLSSGATLLIRQQKESPYVAVKAAALGGVRVENDNQNGLTELFSRNWLSGSKNFSEDEINLKVDEMAAGIGAFGGRNSVGLSMDYLSPFENTMMDIFADSLVNPLFPQSILDREKTIIKNQIKARNDNPAQICVLNFMKEIFKGHPYSRDMVGSEESIAALTCADLHAYHQKVIQARNLTFSVVGDVNVEKWVDYLEKVTSRLPQGKKIENSFQPQPVKESKKIFQPLKKEQSHIIVGYRGLTLKDDDRFVLEVIQSILSGQGGRLFLELRDKNSLAYSVSPMHMEGIECGYFGGYIGCSPEKSGKAIQMLKAEFAKLAETKISEEELVRAQRYLIGRHDIELQRKSTVGNAILFDDIYGLDYRESLDVADKYFSVTAEDVQRLAKKIFAQPAIISLVGPDDVAA